One segment of Dolichospermum sp. DET69 DNA contains the following:
- a CDS encoding HesA/MoeB/ThiF family protein, whose amino-acid sequence MINLTPTELERYSRQMMLPNFGELAQKRLKSATVLVSGVGGLGGTAALYLAVAGVGRLILVRGGDLRLDDMNRQVLMTDDWVGKPRVFKAQETLKAINPDVQVDVVHDYITAENVDELVQSADMALDCAHNFTERNLLNAACVRWRKPMVEAAMDGMEAYLTTIIPGVTPCLSCLFPEKPDWDRRGFSVLGAVSGTLACLTALEAVKLITGFSQPLLSELLTIDLNRMEFAKRRSHRDRNCPVCGNTAPWRYSQSQTATV is encoded by the coding sequence GTGATCAACCTAACGCCTACCGAATTGGAACGCTATAGTCGCCAAATGATGCTGCCTAATTTTGGCGAATTAGCTCAAAAGCGCCTCAAATCAGCGACTGTTTTGGTGTCGGGTGTGGGTGGATTAGGCGGTACGGCGGCGCTTTACCTAGCAGTAGCGGGCGTTGGGCGGCTAATCCTCGTCAGGGGTGGAGATTTGCGGCTAGATGATATGAATCGTCAGGTTTTGATGACTGACGACTGGGTGGGTAAACCTAGAGTATTTAAGGCCCAGGAAACACTCAAAGCTATCAATCCTGATGTCCAAGTGGACGTGGTTCACGATTACATTACCGCAGAAAATGTGGATGAGTTGGTGCAGTCTGCGGATATGGCTTTAGATTGCGCTCACAATTTCACTGAACGCAATTTGTTAAACGCAGCCTGTGTGCGCTGGCGTAAGCCCATGGTAGAGGCAGCTATGGATGGAATGGAGGCTTATCTCACCACGATTATTCCTGGTGTTACACCTTGTTTATCCTGTCTGTTTCCAGAAAAGCCTGATTGGGATCGGCGCGGGTTTTCTGTGCTGGGGGCAGTTTCTGGGACTTTAGCCTGTTTGACGGCGTTGGAAGCGGTAAAACTCATTACTGGTTTTAGTCAACCGCTGTTGTCAGAGTTACTGACGATTGACTTGAACAGAATGGAATTTGCTAAACGTCGTTCTCACCGCGATCGCAATTGTCCAGTCTGCGGTAATACAGCCCCTTGGAGATATTCCCAATCTCAAACTGCAACGGTCTAA
- the nifE gene encoding nitrogenase iron-molybdenum cofactor biosynthesis protein NifE → MKVTQSKINELLSESGCEHNQKKQGEKKNKSCTQQAQPGAAQGGCAFDGAMISLVPITDAAHLVHGPIACAGNSWGSRGSLSSGPMLYKTGFTTDVGENDVIFGGEKKLYQAILEVNKNYKPAAVFVYATCVTALIGDDIDAVCKVAAEKTGTPVIPVIAPGFIGSKNLGNRFGGEALLEYVVGTAEPEYTTPYDINLIGEYNIAGEMWGVLPLFEKLGIRVLSKITGDARFAEVRYAHRAKLNVMICSRALLNMARKMQERYEIPYIEESFYGIKDINHCLRTVAAKLGDADLQERTEKLIAEETAALDIALAPYRAKLKGKRVVLYTGGVKSWSIISAAKDLGIEVVATSTRKSTEEDKAKIKNLLGNDGIMLEKGNATELLKLIEETNADMLIAGGRNQYTALKARIPFLDINQERHHPYAGYVGMVEMARELTEALYSPVWEQIRKPAPWE, encoded by the coding sequence ATGAAAGTCACCCAAAGCAAAATTAACGAACTTCTGAGTGAATCAGGATGCGAACATAATCAAAAAAAACAGGGAGAAAAGAAAAATAAATCTTGTACCCAACAAGCCCAACCAGGTGCGGCTCAAGGGGGTTGTGCTTTTGATGGCGCGATGATTTCTTTAGTTCCAATTACTGATGCTGCTCATTTAGTACATGGCCCTATTGCTTGCGCTGGAAATTCCTGGGGAAGTCGGGGAAGTCTGTCTTCTGGACCCATGCTTTATAAGACAGGTTTTACTACTGACGTGGGTGAAAATGATGTAATTTTCGGGGGAGAAAAAAAGCTTTATCAGGCAATTTTAGAAGTTAATAAAAATTATAAGCCTGCGGCTGTTTTTGTTTATGCTACTTGCGTTACAGCCTTAATTGGTGATGATATTGATGCCGTTTGTAAGGTAGCAGCCGAAAAAACTGGAACTCCCGTTATTCCTGTGATTGCTCCTGGATTTATTGGTAGTAAAAACTTAGGTAATCGCTTTGGTGGTGAAGCTTTACTAGAATATGTAGTGGGAACTGCCGAACCTGAATATACCACACCTTATGATATTAACTTAATAGGTGAATACAATATTGCTGGGGAAATGTGGGGGGTTTTACCTTTATTTGAAAAGTTGGGAATTCGGGTTTTATCGAAAATTACTGGTGATGCTAGATTTGCAGAAGTGCGTTATGCTCACCGGGCTAAATTAAATGTGATGATCTGCTCACGGGCGTTATTAAATATGGCGCGAAAAATGCAGGAACGTTACGAAATTCCTTACATTGAAGAGTCATTTTATGGAATTAAAGATATTAACCATTGTCTGCGAACCGTGGCTGCTAAATTAGGTGATGCTGATTTGCAGGAACGGACAGAAAAACTCATTGCAGAAGAAACTGCGGCTTTAGATATTGCTCTTGCACCCTATCGAGCCAAGTTGAAAGGAAAGCGCGTTGTTCTCTATACTGGTGGTGTGAAAAGTTGGTCAATTATTTCCGCTGCAAAAGATTTGGGAATTGAAGTTGTAGCCACTAGTACGCGCAAAAGTACAGAAGAAGATAAAGCGAAAATCAAAAATTTGTTGGGTAATGATGGCATTATGTTGGAGAAGGGGAACGCTACAGAACTCCTAAAATTGATTGAAGAAACTAATGCAGATATGCTTATTGCTGGGGGCAGAAATCAATATACTGCTTTGAAAGCGAGAATTCCTTTTTTAGATATTAACCAAGAACGTCATCATCCCTATGCCGGTTATGTAGGTATGGTGGAAATGGCGCGGGAGTTGACTGAGGCTTTATATAGCCCCGTTTGGGAGCAAATTCGTAAGCCGGCTCCTTGGGAATAA
- the nifX gene encoding nitrogen fixation protein NifX, translating to MTVKIAFTTTDRIHVNAHFGWAKEIDVYEISDNGYEFLETLTFEGDLKEDGNEDKINPKLQALNDCTIVYVLAIGGSAAARLIKKSVTPVKAKSEEEKIEDILNKLVKTLKGNPPPWLRKALVQKKPSFAEELENEAKL from the coding sequence ATGACAGTGAAAATTGCTTTTACGACAACTGACCGAATTCATGTTAATGCTCACTTTGGTTGGGCTAAGGAAATTGATGTTTATGAAATTTCCGATAACGGATATGAATTCTTGGAAACTCTCACATTTGAGGGTGATCTTAAAGAAGATGGTAATGAAGATAAAATTAACCCCAAACTTCAAGCCCTAAATGATTGCACAATTGTTTATGTTCTTGCTATTGGTGGTAGTGCAGCCGCTCGGTTAATTAAGAAGAGTGTAACTCCAGTTAAGGCTAAATCTGAAGAAGAAAAGATTGAAGATATTCTCAACAAATTAGTCAAAACTCTCAAGGGTAATCCTCCACCTTGGTTACGGAAAGCTTTAGTACAGAAAAAACCTAGTTTTGCTGAAGAACTCGAAAATGAAGCAAAATTATGA
- a CDS encoding iron-sulfur cluster assembly accessory protein — protein sequence MTVTLTEKAEFRLRAFLKGSATEDAKKGVRISVKDGGCSGYEYGIEITSKPQPDDVVSQQGNVLIYVDAKSAPLLAGVVVDFVEGVMDSGFKFSNPNATDTCGCGKSFKTDDGTPTGVPCSQ from the coding sequence ATGACTGTTACTTTAACAGAAAAGGCTGAATTTCGTCTGCGGGCATTTTTAAAAGGTTCTGCAACCGAAGACGCTAAAAAAGGTGTCCGCATCTCCGTGAAAGATGGTGGTTGCAGTGGCTACGAGTATGGCATCGAAATTACCAGTAAGCCCCAACCTGATGATGTAGTATCTCAACAAGGAAATGTGTTGATTTACGTTGATGCTAAAAGTGCGCCGTTATTAGCAGGTGTGGTAGTTGATTTTGTTGAGGGAGTAATGGATAGCGGTTTCAAGTTTTCCAATCCCAATGCAACTGATACCTGCGGTTGTGGCAAGTCTTTTAAAACAGATGATGGTACTCCAACTGGTGTACCTTGCAGCCAATAA
- a CDS encoding site-specific integrase, producing the protein MQTNLVQEIQQVNLRLKSAKTRVTIRESNGCLQLRATLPIKPGDADIGQIGKKQYNLSLSIPANLQGLKTAEEEAYELGKLIARKSFVWNEKYLGNEVIKKDLITIGELLEKFEDEYFKTHKRTTKSKHTFFYYFTRIKRYTNADDLAIGEVLINAIDKIDKEWAKYNAVRAISVFCQLFKIEINLTNYSKVPESNSRNVPTDKEIVTGFYKFDKYLNNRGKQVNQDVKDSWQLWRWTYGMLAVFGLRPRELFVNPHIDWWLSDENLDLTWKVDKDCKTGEREALPLYKEWIDEFDLRNPKYLEMLAIAISKKDQNNHAEITALIQRVSWWFRKIGLDFKPYDLRHGWAIRAHILGVPLKAAADNLGHSVQIHTKTYQRWFSLDMRKLAINQALSKRNEVELIKDENTGLKMENERLKIEVEKLRMEMVYKRS; encoded by the coding sequence ATGCAAACAAACTTAGTACAGGAAATACAGCAAGTAAATCTGCGTTTGAAATCTGCAAAGACGCGGGTAACAATTAGAGAATCAAATGGATGTCTGCAATTGCGAGCAACCTTACCGATTAAACCCGGAGATGCAGATATAGGACAGATAGGTAAAAAACAATACAATCTCAGTTTAAGTATTCCTGCAAATTTACAGGGATTAAAAACGGCTGAGGAGGAAGCTTATGAATTAGGAAAGTTAATTGCTAGAAAAAGTTTTGTTTGGAATGAGAAATATTTAGGAAATGAGGTAATTAAAAAAGATTTAATAACTATTGGTGAGTTATTAGAAAAATTTGAGGACGAATATTTTAAAACTCATAAACGCACCACTAAAAGTAAACATACTTTTTTTTACTATTTTACCCGAATCAAACGTTATACAAATGCTGATGATTTGGCAATTGGGGAAGTTTTGATTAATGCGATTGATAAAATAGATAAGGAATGGGCTAAATATAATGCTGTTAGGGCTATTTCCGTATTTTGCCAACTTTTTAAAATTGAGATTAATTTAACTAATTATTCTAAAGTACCTGAAAGTAATTCTCGAAATGTGCCTACAGATAAGGAAATAGTTACAGGCTTTTATAAGTTTGATAAATATCTAAATAATCGAGGTAAGCAAGTTAATCAAGATGTCAAAGATAGTTGGCAACTTTGGCGTTGGACTTATGGAATGTTGGCAGTTTTCGGTTTACGTCCCCGTGAACTTTTTGTTAATCCTCATATTGATTGGTGGTTAAGTGATGAAAATCTAGATTTAACTTGGAAGGTTGATAAAGACTGTAAAACTGGTGAAAGGGAAGCTTTACCTTTATATAAGGAATGGATTGATGAATTTGATTTAAGAAATCCTAAATATTTAGAAATGTTGGCGATCGCAATTAGTAAAAAAGACCAGAATAATCATGCGGAAATCACGGCTTTAATTCAAAGGGTAAGTTGGTGGTTTAGAAAAATTGGTTTGGATTTTAAACCCTATGATTTACGGCATGGTTGGGCAATTCGAGCGCATATTTTGGGAGTTCCTCTTAAAGCTGCGGCGGATAATTTGGGTCATAGTGTCCAAATTCATACGAAAACTTATCAACGTTGGTTTTCTTTGGATATGCGGAAGTTGGCAATTAATCAGGCTTTGAGTAAACGGAATGAGGTGGAGTTGATTAAGGATGAAAATACTGGGTTGAAAATGGAGAATGAAAGATTGAAGATTGAGGTGGAGAAGTTGAGGATGGAAATGGTTTATAAACGGAGTTAG
- the nifK gene encoding nitrogenase molybdenum-iron protein subunit beta: MPQDPKNIQDHVELFHQPEYQQLFENKKQFENAHTDAEVQRVSEWTKTWEYREKNFERTALTVNPAKGCQPLGAMFAAVGFEGTLPFVQGSQGCVAYFRTHLTRHYKEPFAGVSSSMTEDAAVFGGLQNMIDGLANSYSLYKPKMIAVCTTCMAEVIGDDLQSFIGNAKEAGSVPQDFPVPFAHTPSFVGSHITGYDNMMKGILSTLTAGKKTAQSNGKINFIPGFDTYVENNREIKRMASLMGIDYTVLSDNSDYVDSPCDGEYNMYPGGTKLEDAADSINAKATIALQAYSTTKTREYIAKEWKQDVSVARPWGIKGTDEFLMKLSELTGKAIPEELEIERGRAVDAMTDSHAWLHGKRFAIYGDPDLVYSVVGFMLEMGAEPVHILVHNTNDVFEKELQALLDSSVFGKSAKIWGGKDLWHLRSLLFTEPVDLLIGNSYGKYLWRDCGVPLVRIGYPIMDRHHYHRYATVGYKGIINLLSWIVNTVFEEIDRNTNVAGKTDISYDLIR; encoded by the coding sequence ATGCCTCAAGATCCAAAGAATATTCAGGACCACGTTGAGCTATTCCATCAACCAGAATACCAACAACTGTTTGAAAACAAGAAACAGTTTGAAAATGCTCACACTGACGCAGAAGTACAACGAGTTTCCGAATGGACAAAAACCTGGGAATACCGGGAAAAGAACTTTGAACGGACAGCTTTAACCGTTAACCCAGCTAAGGGTTGTCAACCTTTAGGCGCTATGTTTGCGGCTGTAGGTTTTGAAGGTACTCTTCCCTTCGTTCAAGGTTCTCAAGGTTGCGTTGCTTACTTCCGTACCCACTTAACTCGTCACTACAAAGAACCATTTGCTGGTGTTTCTTCTTCCATGACAGAAGACGCTGCTGTGTTCGGTGGTTTGCAAAACATGATTGATGGTTTAGCGAACTCTTACAGCCTTTACAAGCCTAAGATGATTGCTGTTTGCACCACCTGTATGGCAGAAGTTATCGGTGATGACTTACAGTCATTCATTGGTAATGCGAAAGAAGCTGGTTCAGTTCCTCAAGATTTCCCAGTTCCTTTTGCTCACACACCTAGCTTCGTTGGTTCTCACATCACTGGTTACGACAACATGATGAAGGGAATTCTTTCTACCTTGACCGCAGGTAAGAAGACAGCCCAGAGCAACGGTAAAATTAACTTTATTCCTGGTTTTGATACCTACGTAGAAAACAACCGCGAAATTAAGCGGATGGCTTCTTTGATGGGTATTGACTACACTGTTTTATCTGACAACAGCGATTATGTTGATTCACCTTGTGATGGTGAATACAATATGTACCCAGGTGGTACTAAGTTAGAAGACGCAGCAGATTCCATCAACGCTAAGGCTACTATTGCTCTTCAAGCTTACTCTACAACCAAAACCCGTGAATACATCGCTAAGGAATGGAAGCAAGACGTTTCTGTTGCTCGTCCTTGGGGGATCAAAGGAACTGACGAGTTCTTGATGAAACTCAGTGAATTGACTGGTAAAGCAATTCCTGAAGAGTTAGAAATCGAACGTGGTCGTGCAGTTGACGCAATGACCGACTCCCACGCTTGGTTACATGGTAAGCGTTTCGCTATCTACGGTGATCCTGACTTAGTATACAGCGTAGTTGGTTTCATGTTAGAAATGGGCGCTGAACCAGTACACATCTTGGTTCACAACACCAACGACGTATTCGAGAAAGAATTGCAAGCATTGTTAGATTCTAGCGTCTTCGGTAAGTCTGCTAAAATCTGGGGTGGTAAAGACTTGTGGCACTTACGCTCCTTGTTGTTCACCGAACCCGTAGACCTATTGATTGGTAACTCCTATGGTAAGTACCTGTGGCGTGATTGTGGTGTACCTTTGGTAAGAATTGGTTATCCTATCATGGATCGTCACCACTACCACCGTTATGCAACTGTTGGTTACAAAGGTATAATCAACCTGTTAAGCTGGATTGTTAACACAGTCTTTGAAGAAATTGACCGCAACACTAATGTTGCTGGTAAGACCGATATTTCCTACGACTTAATTCGTTAA
- the nifW gene encoding nitrogenase-stabilizing/protective protein NifW, translating to MSTNIDEFKKLVDAEEFFIFFNLSYDQKFVNVNRLHILKKFSQFMSQIDDTYPQISDEERLEKYCTALEQAYQVFIESTPHEQKLFKVFNDKRKNVVTLTEITSD from the coding sequence ATGAGTACCAATATTGATGAATTCAAGAAGCTCGTAGATGCAGAAGAGTTCTTTATCTTTTTTAATCTGTCCTACGACCAAAAATTTGTAAATGTAAATCGTTTACATATTTTGAAGAAGTTTTCTCAATTCATGAGTCAAATTGATGATACTTATCCTCAAATAAGTGACGAAGAAAGATTAGAGAAATATTGCACGGCTTTGGAACAAGCTTATCAGGTGTTTATAGAATCAACACCCCATGAACAAAAGCTGTTCAAGGTATTTAATGATAAGCGAAAAAATGTAGTTACCCTGACAGAAATCACCTCAGATTAG
- a CDS encoding NifX-associated nitrogen fixation protein gives MMSTNDMNGTGNNSEVVLTAFHKSLVQQIRAQDTYGVYRNWANELILKPYIVTKQKKREISVEGEIDPATISRINAFFRAVAASIEKETGLISNVVVELGHEGFGWALVFSGRLLLAVKTLRDAHRFGFDSFEKLDEEGAKFVEKGIDLAKRFPEVGNL, from the coding sequence ATTATGAGTACAAATGATATGAATGGAACGGGTAATAATTCCGAGGTAGTTTTAACTGCTTTTCACAAATCACTGGTTCAACAAATCCGGGCGCAAGATACCTATGGTGTTTACCGAAATTGGGCTAATGAATTAATTCTTAAACCCTATATTGTTACTAAACAAAAGAAACGGGAAATTTCCGTAGAAGGTGAAATTGATCCCGCCACAATCTCCCGAATTAATGCCTTTTTTCGGGCTGTAGCTGCCAGTATTGAAAAAGAAACTGGACTTATTTCTAATGTGGTTGTTGAATTAGGACATGAGGGATTTGGTTGGGCTTTAGTCTTTTCTGGACGCTTATTATTAGCTGTCAAAACCTTACGTGATGCTCATCGTTTTGGTTTTGATTCCTTTGAGAAATTGGACGAAGAAGGAGCAAAGTTTGTAGAAAAAGGTATTGATTTAGCCAAGCGTTTCCCCGAAGTTGGCAATCTTTAA
- a CDS encoding Uma2 family endonuclease: MTITTLTKMDFGQFLQQRPDDGIYELVNGEIIQVEAIRAHKNVARYLVFGFNDEIRRLQLDYIVDKDIVIRTVTNRGDQRGRNPDVSVVIASLWNSNVTTYGALIEPIQLAVEVTSTNWEDDYIDKLEEYKNLGIKEYWIVDYLAIASRSYLGNPKLPTVFVYELVDGKYQIKAFTGTDKIISPTFPELNITVEDVINASQIYNL; the protein is encoded by the coding sequence ATGACCATCACGACCTTGACAAAAATGGACTTTGGACAATTCCTTCAACAACGTCCTGACGATGGTATTTATGAATTAGTAAATGGAGAAATTATTCAAGTGGAAGCAATTAGAGCGCATAAAAATGTAGCCAGATATTTAGTGTTTGGCTTTAATGATGAAATTCGGCGTTTACAACTTGATTATATTGTAGATAAAGATATAGTGATTAGAACAGTTACCAATAGAGGAGACCAAAGAGGAAGAAATCCTGATGTTAGCGTAGTTATTGCATCTTTATGGAATTCTAATGTAACAACTTATGGTGCTTTAATTGAACCAATTCAATTAGCAGTGGAAGTAACATCAACGAATTGGGAAGATGACTATATTGATAAATTAGAAGAATATAAAAATTTGGGAATTAAAGAATATTGGATAGTAGATTATTTAGCTATAGCTTCTCGGAGTTATTTAGGAAATCCCAAATTACCAACGGTGTTTGTTTATGAATTGGTTGATGGGAAATATCAAATAAAAGCATTTACAGGTACAGATAAAATTATTTCTCCTACTTTTCCTGAATTAAATATTACAGTCGAAGATGTAATTAATGCTAGTCAAATTTATAATTTGTGA
- a CDS encoding Uma2 family endonuclease produces MMITQALESQHKISEDIIFPPSDLYSDEPPVETELHLEQIMLLIKSLKWLWKERTDFYAVGNLSIYYSPHQKKSEDVRGPDFFVVLGTERKIRKSWVVWDENGKYPNLIIEILSPTTAKTDRETKKELYQDTFRSPEYFWFDPYTLEFVGFYLIHGKYQPVEPNEKGHLWSEELGLYLGIHQGLLRYFTSDGILVPTPEESAEMEAKRAVMESEKSKRLAAKLRELNIDPDTI; encoded by the coding sequence ATGATGATTACTCAAGCCCTAGAATCACAACATAAAATCTCAGAAGATATTATTTTCCCACCCAGTGACCTATATAGTGATGAACCTCCCGTGGAAACAGAACTGCATCTTGAACAAATAATGCTCTTAATAAAATCTCTCAAATGGTTATGGAAAGAGAGAACTGATTTTTATGCTGTAGGAAATCTGAGTATTTATTATAGTCCTCATCAAAAAAAATCAGAAGATGTGAGAGGTCCAGATTTTTTCGTAGTTTTAGGGACGGAACGCAAAATTAGAAAAAGTTGGGTAGTGTGGGACGAAAATGGCAAATATCCTAACCTAATTATAGAAATACTTTCACCGACTACAGCGAAAACTGACAGAGAAACTAAAAAAGAACTTTATCAAGATACTTTTCGCAGTCCTGAATATTTTTGGTTTGATCCTTATACTTTAGAATTTGTAGGTTTTTATTTAATACATGGTAAATATCAACCCGTAGAACCTAATGAAAAAGGACATTTATGGAGTGAAGAATTGGGTTTATATTTGGGGATTCATCAAGGTTTGTTAAGATATTTTACATCCGATGGAATTTTAGTTCCTACACCTGAAGAAAGTGCAGAAATGGAAGCAAAAAGAGCAGTTATGGAATCTGAAAAATCCAAACGTTTAGCAGCGAAATTGAGGGAGTTAAATATTGATCCAGATACCATTTAA
- a CDS encoding type II toxin-antitoxin system HicB family antitoxin — protein MIPDLPGCMSQGDNLEEAIENINEARELWIETVYCSGKKQISLPSKLISI, from the coding sequence ATGATTCCTGACTTACCAGGTTGTATGAGTCAGGGAGACAATTTAGAAGAAGCAATAGAAAATATTAATGAAGCGCGAGAGTTATGGATAGAAACTGTTTATTGTAGTGGTAAAAAACAAATTTCTTTACCTTCTAAACTAATTTCTATTTAA
- the nifN gene encoding nitrogenase iron-molybdenum cofactor biosynthesis protein NifN, whose protein sequence is MAIAIIPEKSVTVNPLKQSQALGASLAFLGLKGTMPLFHGSQGCTAFAKVVLVRHFREAIPLATTAMTEVTTILGGEENVEQAILTLVEKVQPEIIGLCTTGLTETRGDDIEMFLKDIRERHPELNHLAIIFAPTPDFKGALQDGFAVAVESIVKEIPKAGGIKPEQITILAGSALTPGDVQEVREIVTAFGLEPIFVPDLGASLDGHLEDGYTPITASGTTLKELRSLGSSAFTLALGESMLGAAKILEEKFGTSYQVFRDLTGLEPVDEFLQKLSLLSGNPVPEKYRRQRRQLQDAMLDTHFYFSAKRVSLALEPDLLWTMVGFLQSMGAEIHNAVTTTRSPLLELLPIKNVTIGDLEDFEKLAIDSDLLIGNSNVNTISKRLSIPLYRLGIPIYDRLGNGLFTKVGYRGTIELLFGMGNLFIEQEESSMMNQWSSVINK, encoded by the coding sequence ATGGCGATCGCAATTATTCCAGAAAAGTCTGTAACTGTAAATCCCCTCAAACAAAGTCAGGCTTTAGGCGCTTCTTTGGCTTTTTTGGGGTTGAAGGGAACTATGCCTTTATTTCATGGTTCTCAGGGTTGTACAGCGTTTGCAAAAGTGGTTTTGGTTCGACATTTTCGGGAAGCAATTCCCCTCGCTACTACTGCAATGACGGAAGTTACTACTATTTTAGGTGGTGAGGAAAATGTCGAGCAAGCTATTCTCACTTTAGTAGAAAAGGTTCAACCGGAAATTATTGGTTTGTGTACCACTGGGTTAACAGAAACTAGAGGTGATGATATTGAAATGTTCTTGAAAGATATTAGAGAACGTCATCCTGAACTTAATCATTTAGCCATTATTTTTGCTCCTACTCCCGATTTTAAAGGTGCATTGCAAGACGGTTTTGCAGTTGCAGTAGAAAGTATTGTTAAAGAAATTCCGAAAGCGGGGGGAATTAAACCAGAACAAATCACCATTTTAGCTGGTTCTGCTCTCACTCCCGGAGATGTTCAGGAAGTTCGGGAAATTGTCACAGCTTTTGGATTAGAACCAATCTTTGTTCCAGATTTGGGTGCTTCTTTAGATGGACATTTAGAAGATGGTTATACTCCTATAACTGCTAGTGGTACAACTCTCAAAGAATTACGTTCTCTAGGTAGTTCGGCTTTTACCTTAGCATTAGGTGAAAGTATGTTAGGTGCGGCGAAAATTTTAGAGGAAAAATTTGGAACTAGCTATCAAGTATTCAGAGATTTAACAGGTTTAGAACCTGTAGATGAATTTCTGCAAAAGCTATCCTTACTCAGTGGAAATCCTGTTCCTGAAAAATATCGCCGTCAACGTCGTCAATTACAAGACGCAATGTTAGATACTCACTTTTATTTTAGTGCTAAACGGGTATCTTTAGCTTTAGAACCAGATTTGTTGTGGACAATGGTTGGGTTTTTGCAATCAATGGGGGCGGAAATTCATAACGCTGTCACCACAACTCGTTCTCCTTTACTTGAACTACTTCCTATCAAGAATGTCACCATTGGGGATTTAGAAGATTTTGAAAAGTTAGCAATAGATTCTGATTTGCTAATTGGTAATTCAAATGTAAATACTATCTCTAAACGTCTTTCTATTCCGCTCTATCGTTTAGGTATTCCTATCTATGACCGTTTAGGAAATGGTTTATTTACCAAAGTAGGCTATCGCGGTACTATTGAGCTTCTTTTCGGTATGGGAAACCTATTTATAGAACAAGAAGAATCATCAATGATGAATCAATGGTCATCAGTAATTAATAAATAA